A part of Gossypium hirsutum isolate 1008001.06 chromosome A07, Gossypium_hirsutum_v2.1, whole genome shotgun sequence genomic DNA contains:
- the LOC107910001 gene encoding uncharacterized protein: MLRFSLLTLLVLLGSGLTLRVTSHEESGEWSCESNSEIQVLADFAPGVITLDGHADDWKDIDGFDFSLLPALDPHEDHEYKDGKMTVKAVHDGNDVFFLLQVDGDYAYTKGDNSKCPSVALMFQIGDDATYHNMGGCKEPRDSCTNKTCKGHEVDIMHFSIGNAIPGRLYGGNPIDNRDGNGGDRFGHLVDVYAWNPHCRYLDGMGPSGNDSSAQNDWKGAWWHSSFTVHSGFVEDDSPFSTGGQKGTYYFEFSRPLRTMDRLQQDVQFTIGGSSKMSVALWYPVDGNPWSGSGHYTINCDWVSFDIASGGSKLTKSAKSSSSWDAASAFSLLFSVAALCVAIFVAYQVSRPKNIPFTPMENL, translated from the exons ATGCTTCGATTCAGCCTGCTAACCTTGTTGGTACTATTGGGATCCGGGCTAACCCTACGAGTCACCTCGCACGAGGAATCTGGAGAGTGGAGTTGCGAGTCAAACTCGGAGATCCAAGTCCTGGCGGACTTCGCCCCTGGAGTCATCACCCTCGATGGTCACGCCGATGACTGGAAAGACATTGATGGGTTCGACTTCTCTCTCCTCCCTGCTCTTGACCCACACGAGGATCATGAGTACAAAGATGGGAAAATGACGGTCAAG GCTGTACACGATGGAAATGATGTCTTCTTCTTGTTGCAAGTCGATGGGGACTATGCATACACCAAAGG GGACAACTCGAAATGTCCATCTGTAGCTCTCATGTTTCAAATTGGTGACGATGCTACGTATCATAAT ATGGGTGGCTGTAAAGAACCAAGGGACTCTTGTACTAACAAGACTTGCAAAGGTCATGAAGTTGACATTATGCACTTTTCTATTGGAAATGCTATACCTGGAAGGCTTTACGGTGGCAACCCCATAGATAACAGAGATGGAAATGGAGGTGACAG GTTTGGTCATTTGGTTGATGTGTATGCTTGGAACCCGCACTGTAGATACCTTGATGGAATGGGACCTTCTG GAAATGATTCTAGTGCACAAAATGACTGGAAAGGGGCATGGTGGCACAGTAGCTTCACAGTTCATTCAG gttttgtggaggatgacAGCCCTTTTTCCACGGGAGGTCAGAAGGGAACGTATTATTTCGAATTTTCTAGGCCTTTAAGAACCATGGATCGTCTTCAACAG GATGTTCAGTTCACAATAGGTGGATCAAGCAAGATGTCGGTTGCACTCTGGTATCCGGTTGACGGGAATCCATGGAGTGGATCTGGACACTATACTATTAACTGCGATTGGGTGTCGTTTGATATTGCTTCAGGTGGTTCTAAGCTAACCAAGTCTGCGAAATCAAGCAGCTCCTGGGATGCTGCATCtgccttttctcttttattctcaGTAGcagctctttgtgtggctatatTTGTGGCGTATCAGGTTTCAAGACCAAAGAATATCCCATTCACACCAATGGAAAATCTTTAG
- the LOC107910000 gene encoding probable serine/threonine-protein kinase PBL23 isoform X3 translates to MSVLALLNPRGALGNVCSFLVKLVVLCCAISITNADFSGNLQVPAQSPTTAAEGAPAVSDLPSPSNLPLVHRPSRRHFAPRSAPTLVAPAQSPLRGPLITAGHPPISSRLSKPLMKRSALVPPGMGLPNIAPTQISAGPIPAGLAQPPLSPEVSTPIVVSRPRAAPAHLSSNSTSLGSSNKGNHSNLILIFGISAGILVFAIISVLIICSCTFHKGKTEAFPKESVKPRTTDVVERAGSFPHPSSTRFLQYEELKEATNNFAPASILGEGGFGRVFKGVLSDGTAVAIKRLTNGGPQGDKEFLVEVEMLSRLHHRNLVKLVGYYSSRDSSQNLLCYELVPNGSLESWLHGPLGVNCPLDWDTRMKIALDAARGLAYLHEDSQPCVIHRDFKASNILLENNFHAKVADFGLAKQAPEGRTNYLSTRVMGTFGYVAPEYAMTGHLLVKSDVYSYGVVLLELLTGRKPVDMSQPSGQENLVTWARPILRDKDRLEELSDPGLGGKYPKEDFIRVCTIAAACVAPEASQRPTMGEVVQSLKMVQRITEYQDSMLTVSNNRPNQRQSSTTFESDEMSSMFSSGPCSGLSAFDNDISRTAVSSEDLHEGR, encoded by the exons ATGTCGGTTCTTGCCCTCTTAAATCCCAGGG GAGCGTTGGGAAATGTCTGTTCATTTTTGGTGAAACTTGTTGTTCTGTGTTGTGCAATTTCCATCACCAATGCTGATTTTTCCGGAAATCTTCAAGTGCCAGCACAATCTCCCACCACAGCAGCTGAGGGTGCACCAGCTGTTTCTGATCTTCCCTCACCTTCCAATCTGCCATTGGTTCATAGACCAAGCCGAAGACATTTTGCCCCTCGCAGTGCACCAACACTTGTCGCACCAGCCCAATCTCCTCTTCGTGGTCCATTGATAACTGCTGGTCACCCTCCTATCAGTTCACGCCTGTCAAAACCATTGATGAAGAGGAGTGCGTTGGTGCCTCCTGGTATGGGCTTGCCAAATATTGCCCCTACTCAGATCAGTGCTGGTCCAATTCCAGCTGGTTTAGCTCAACCACCATTGTCTCCTGAAGTGTCCA CTCCCATCGTGGTTTCTAGACCTAGAGCTGCACCGGCACATCTATCCTCCAATTCTACATCACTTGGCTCTTCAAACAAGGGGAACCATTCAAATTTGATTCttatttttggtatttctgcTGGCATACTGGTTTTTGCTATAATATCAGTGCTTATAATTTGTTCGTGCACATTCCATAAGGGAAAGACAGAAGCATTTCCCAAGGAATCTG TAAAGCCAAGGACAACAGATGTAGTTGAGCGAGCAGGATCTTTTCCCCACCCAAGCAGTACAAGGTTTCTACAGTATGAAGAACTCAAAGAGGCGACAAACAACTTTGCTCCTGCGAGCATACTGGGGGAAGGGGGGTTCGGCAGGGTTTTCAAGGGTGTTTTAAGTGATGGTACTGCTGTAGCAATTAAAAGGCTTACCAATGGAGGACCACAAGGAGATAAAGAGTTTTTGGTTGAAGTTGAAATGCTTAGCAGGTTGCATCATCGTAATCTTGTGAAACTTGTAGGTTACTATAGTAGTCGCGACTCTTCACAAAACCTACTTTGTTATGAGCTTGTTCCAAATGGAAGCTTAGAATCATGGCTCCATG GCCCCTTGGGAGTAAATTGTCCTTTGGACTGGGACACCAGAATGAAGATTGCACTTGATGCGGCTAGAGGACTTGCATACCTGCATGAGGACTCACAACCATGTGTTATCCACAGAGATTTCAAAGCATCCAATATATTACTTGAGAATAACTTTCATGCTAAAGTAGCTGATTTTGGACTTGCAAAACAAGCACCTGAAGGCAGAACAAATTACCTGTCTACTCGTGTAATGGGCACATTTGG GTATGTAGCTCCTGAATACGCAATGACTGGACATCTACTCGTAAAAAGTGATGTTTACAGCTATGGAGTCGTACTGCTTGAGTTACTCACAGGAAGGAAACCTGTAGATATGTCACAACCATCAGGACAGGAAAACCTTGTTACTTGG GCGAGGCCAATCCTAAGAGACAAGGATCGGCTGGAAGAGCTTTCTGATCCAGGGCTCGGGGGGAAGTACCCGAAAGAAGATTTCATACGAGTTTGCACAATTGCTGCTGCTTGTGTTGCTCCTGAGGCGAGTCAAAGGCCCACAATGGGTGAAGTAGTACAGTCGTTAAAAATGGTGCAGCGTATTACAGAATATCAGGATTCCATGTTGACTGTTTCCAATAACCGGCCCAACCAGAGGCAATCTTCAACTACCTTTGAGTCTGATGAGATGTCTTCAATGTTCTCTTCTGGTCCTTGCTCTGGTCTAAGTGCTTTCGACAATGACATTTCACGGACAGCGGTTTCCTCAGAAGATCTGCATGAAGGACGATAA
- the LOC107910000 gene encoding probable serine/threonine-protein kinase PBL10 isoform X2 codes for MSVLALLNPRGALGNVCSFLVKLVVLCCAISITNADFSGNLQVPAQSPTTAAEGAPAVSDLPSPSNLPLVHRPSRRHFAPRSAPTLVAPAQSPLRGPLITAGHPPISSRLSKPLMKRSALVPPGMGLPNIAPTQISAGPIPAGLAQPPLSPEVSNCCQPDSILKPGTHGCHCVYPIKLDLLLLNVSQNPDRNAFLVELTSQLDLLPNQIEIINFYVLSLSRLNISMDIIPHTGISFSASDASKINSSLVMHRVHFDPNVVGDYQILNFTWFEPPAPAPAPIVVSRPRAAPAHLSSNSTSLGSSNKGNHSNLILIFVKPRTTDVVERAGSFPHPSSTRFLQYEELKEATNNFAPASILGEGGFGRVFKGVLSDGTAVAIKRLTNGGPQGDKEFLVEVEMLSRLHHRNLVKLVGYYSSRDSSQNLLCYELVPNGSLESWLHGPLGVNCPLDWDTRMKIALDAARGLAYLHEDSQPCVIHRDFKASNILLENNFHAKVADFGLAKQAPEGRTNYLSTRVMGTFGYVAPEYAMTGHLLVKSDVYSYGVVLLELLTGRKPVDMSQPSGQENLVTWARPILRDKDRLEELSDPGLGGKYPKEDFIRVCTIAAACVAPEASQRPTMGEVVQSLKMVQRITEYQDSMLTVSNNRPNQRQSSTTFESDEMSSMFSSGPCSGLSAFDNDISRTAVSSEDLHEGR; via the exons ATGTCGGTTCTTGCCCTCTTAAATCCCAGGG GAGCGTTGGGAAATGTCTGTTCATTTTTGGTGAAACTTGTTGTTCTGTGTTGTGCAATTTCCATCACCAATGCTGATTTTTCCGGAAATCTTCAAGTGCCAGCACAATCTCCCACCACAGCAGCTGAGGGTGCACCAGCTGTTTCTGATCTTCCCTCACCTTCCAATCTGCCATTGGTTCATAGACCAAGCCGAAGACATTTTGCCCCTCGCAGTGCACCAACACTTGTCGCACCAGCCCAATCTCCTCTTCGTGGTCCATTGATAACTGCTGGTCACCCTCCTATCAGTTCACGCCTGTCAAAACCATTGATGAAGAGGAGTGCGTTGGTGCCTCCTGGTATGGGCTTGCCAAATATTGCCCCTACTCAGATCAGTGCTGGTCCAATTCCAGCTGGTTTAGCTCAACCACCATTGTCTCCTGAAGTGTCCA ATTGTTGCCAACCAGACTCAATTTTGAAACCTGGGACTCATGGCTGTCATTGTGTGTATCCCATAAAGCTTGACCTTCTCCTTTTAAATGTTTCCCAAAACCCTGATCGTAATGCTTTTCTAGTGGAGTTAACTTCTCAGCTTGATTTGCTGCCTAACCAAATCGAGATTATCAATTTTTATGTGCTCAGTTTATCAAGATTAAATATCTCTATGGATATTATTCCGCACACAGGGATCAGTTTCTCTGCCAGTGATGCATCTAAGATAAACTCTTCACTTGTGATGCATAGGGTTCATTTTGACCCAAATGTAGTTGGGGATTACCAAATCCTTAATTTTACCTGGTTTGAGCCTCCAGCGCCTGCCCCAG CTCCCATCGTGGTTTCTAGACCTAGAGCTGCACCGGCACATCTATCCTCCAATTCTACATCACTTGGCTCTTCAAACAAGGGGAACCATTCAAATTTGATTCttatttttg TAAAGCCAAGGACAACAGATGTAGTTGAGCGAGCAGGATCTTTTCCCCACCCAAGCAGTACAAGGTTTCTACAGTATGAAGAACTCAAAGAGGCGACAAACAACTTTGCTCCTGCGAGCATACTGGGGGAAGGGGGGTTCGGCAGGGTTTTCAAGGGTGTTTTAAGTGATGGTACTGCTGTAGCAATTAAAAGGCTTACCAATGGAGGACCACAAGGAGATAAAGAGTTTTTGGTTGAAGTTGAAATGCTTAGCAGGTTGCATCATCGTAATCTTGTGAAACTTGTAGGTTACTATAGTAGTCGCGACTCTTCACAAAACCTACTTTGTTATGAGCTTGTTCCAAATGGAAGCTTAGAATCATGGCTCCATG GCCCCTTGGGAGTAAATTGTCCTTTGGACTGGGACACCAGAATGAAGATTGCACTTGATGCGGCTAGAGGACTTGCATACCTGCATGAGGACTCACAACCATGTGTTATCCACAGAGATTTCAAAGCATCCAATATATTACTTGAGAATAACTTTCATGCTAAAGTAGCTGATTTTGGACTTGCAAAACAAGCACCTGAAGGCAGAACAAATTACCTGTCTACTCGTGTAATGGGCACATTTGG GTATGTAGCTCCTGAATACGCAATGACTGGACATCTACTCGTAAAAAGTGATGTTTACAGCTATGGAGTCGTACTGCTTGAGTTACTCACAGGAAGGAAACCTGTAGATATGTCACAACCATCAGGACAGGAAAACCTTGTTACTTGG GCGAGGCCAATCCTAAGAGACAAGGATCGGCTGGAAGAGCTTTCTGATCCAGGGCTCGGGGGGAAGTACCCGAAAGAAGATTTCATACGAGTTTGCACAATTGCTGCTGCTTGTGTTGCTCCTGAGGCGAGTCAAAGGCCCACAATGGGTGAAGTAGTACAGTCGTTAAAAATGGTGCAGCGTATTACAGAATATCAGGATTCCATGTTGACTGTTTCCAATAACCGGCCCAACCAGAGGCAATCTTCAACTACCTTTGAGTCTGATGAGATGTCTTCAATGTTCTCTTCTGGTCCTTGCTCTGGTCTAAGTGCTTTCGACAATGACATTTCACGGACAGCGGTTTCCTCAGAAGATCTGCATGAAGGACGATAA
- the LOC107910000 gene encoding proline-rich receptor-like protein kinase PERK3 isoform X1: MSVLALLNPRGALGNVCSFLVKLVVLCCAISITNADFSGNLQVPAQSPTTAAEGAPAVSDLPSPSNLPLVHRPSRRHFAPRSAPTLVAPAQSPLRGPLITAGHPPISSRLSKPLMKRSALVPPGMGLPNIAPTQISAGPIPAGLAQPPLSPEVSNCCQPDSILKPGTHGCHCVYPIKLDLLLLNVSQNPDRNAFLVELTSQLDLLPNQIEIINFYVLSLSRLNISMDIIPHTGISFSASDASKINSSLVMHRVHFDPNVVGDYQILNFTWFEPPAPAPAPIVVSRPRAAPAHLSSNSTSLGSSNKGNHSNLILIFGISAGILVFAIISVLIICSCTFHKGKTEAFPKESVKPRTTDVVERAGSFPHPSSTRFLQYEELKEATNNFAPASILGEGGFGRVFKGVLSDGTAVAIKRLTNGGPQGDKEFLVEVEMLSRLHHRNLVKLVGYYSSRDSSQNLLCYELVPNGSLESWLHGPLGVNCPLDWDTRMKIALDAARGLAYLHEDSQPCVIHRDFKASNILLENNFHAKVADFGLAKQAPEGRTNYLSTRVMGTFGYVAPEYAMTGHLLVKSDVYSYGVVLLELLTGRKPVDMSQPSGQENLVTWARPILRDKDRLEELSDPGLGGKYPKEDFIRVCTIAAACVAPEASQRPTMGEVVQSLKMVQRITEYQDSMLTVSNNRPNQRQSSTTFESDEMSSMFSSGPCSGLSAFDNDISRTAVSSEDLHEGR, from the exons ATGTCGGTTCTTGCCCTCTTAAATCCCAGGG GAGCGTTGGGAAATGTCTGTTCATTTTTGGTGAAACTTGTTGTTCTGTGTTGTGCAATTTCCATCACCAATGCTGATTTTTCCGGAAATCTTCAAGTGCCAGCACAATCTCCCACCACAGCAGCTGAGGGTGCACCAGCTGTTTCTGATCTTCCCTCACCTTCCAATCTGCCATTGGTTCATAGACCAAGCCGAAGACATTTTGCCCCTCGCAGTGCACCAACACTTGTCGCACCAGCCCAATCTCCTCTTCGTGGTCCATTGATAACTGCTGGTCACCCTCCTATCAGTTCACGCCTGTCAAAACCATTGATGAAGAGGAGTGCGTTGGTGCCTCCTGGTATGGGCTTGCCAAATATTGCCCCTACTCAGATCAGTGCTGGTCCAATTCCAGCTGGTTTAGCTCAACCACCATTGTCTCCTGAAGTGTCCA ATTGTTGCCAACCAGACTCAATTTTGAAACCTGGGACTCATGGCTGTCATTGTGTGTATCCCATAAAGCTTGACCTTCTCCTTTTAAATGTTTCCCAAAACCCTGATCGTAATGCTTTTCTAGTGGAGTTAACTTCTCAGCTTGATTTGCTGCCTAACCAAATCGAGATTATCAATTTTTATGTGCTCAGTTTATCAAGATTAAATATCTCTATGGATATTATTCCGCACACAGGGATCAGTTTCTCTGCCAGTGATGCATCTAAGATAAACTCTTCACTTGTGATGCATAGGGTTCATTTTGACCCAAATGTAGTTGGGGATTACCAAATCCTTAATTTTACCTGGTTTGAGCCTCCAGCGCCTGCCCCAG CTCCCATCGTGGTTTCTAGACCTAGAGCTGCACCGGCACATCTATCCTCCAATTCTACATCACTTGGCTCTTCAAACAAGGGGAACCATTCAAATTTGATTCttatttttggtatttctgcTGGCATACTGGTTTTTGCTATAATATCAGTGCTTATAATTTGTTCGTGCACATTCCATAAGGGAAAGACAGAAGCATTTCCCAAGGAATCTG TAAAGCCAAGGACAACAGATGTAGTTGAGCGAGCAGGATCTTTTCCCCACCCAAGCAGTACAAGGTTTCTACAGTATGAAGAACTCAAAGAGGCGACAAACAACTTTGCTCCTGCGAGCATACTGGGGGAAGGGGGGTTCGGCAGGGTTTTCAAGGGTGTTTTAAGTGATGGTACTGCTGTAGCAATTAAAAGGCTTACCAATGGAGGACCACAAGGAGATAAAGAGTTTTTGGTTGAAGTTGAAATGCTTAGCAGGTTGCATCATCGTAATCTTGTGAAACTTGTAGGTTACTATAGTAGTCGCGACTCTTCACAAAACCTACTTTGTTATGAGCTTGTTCCAAATGGAAGCTTAGAATCATGGCTCCATG GCCCCTTGGGAGTAAATTGTCCTTTGGACTGGGACACCAGAATGAAGATTGCACTTGATGCGGCTAGAGGACTTGCATACCTGCATGAGGACTCACAACCATGTGTTATCCACAGAGATTTCAAAGCATCCAATATATTACTTGAGAATAACTTTCATGCTAAAGTAGCTGATTTTGGACTTGCAAAACAAGCACCTGAAGGCAGAACAAATTACCTGTCTACTCGTGTAATGGGCACATTTGG GTATGTAGCTCCTGAATACGCAATGACTGGACATCTACTCGTAAAAAGTGATGTTTACAGCTATGGAGTCGTACTGCTTGAGTTACTCACAGGAAGGAAACCTGTAGATATGTCACAACCATCAGGACAGGAAAACCTTGTTACTTGG GCGAGGCCAATCCTAAGAGACAAGGATCGGCTGGAAGAGCTTTCTGATCCAGGGCTCGGGGGGAAGTACCCGAAAGAAGATTTCATACGAGTTTGCACAATTGCTGCTGCTTGTGTTGCTCCTGAGGCGAGTCAAAGGCCCACAATGGGTGAAGTAGTACAGTCGTTAAAAATGGTGCAGCGTATTACAGAATATCAGGATTCCATGTTGACTGTTTCCAATAACCGGCCCAACCAGAGGCAATCTTCAACTACCTTTGAGTCTGATGAGATGTCTTCAATGTTCTCTTCTGGTCCTTGCTCTGGTCTAAGTGCTTTCGACAATGACATTTCACGGACAGCGGTTTCCTCAGAAGATCTGCATGAAGGACGATAA